A part of Paraliobacillus zengyii genomic DNA contains:
- a CDS encoding dicarboxylate/amino acid:cation symporter, with protein sequence MSLTKKIFIGLILGLGIGILLHFTAPDLFTTLDSYLFSPLGTVFLNLIKMLVVPIVFFSITLGTASLGDPKKLGRIGAKTLGFFLATTTVAISIAIGLAYLFKPGNTGIDTSGAEYESTEAPSVVETFTSIIPTNPIQSMVEGNMLQIITFAVFVGFALAVLGKKSEGIYKLVEQGNDIMMFLVNIIMKFAPYGAFGLLASAVGRMGLDGLDAMFSYMSVVLIALLIHGIVTYGSAIMLLGKMNPILFFRNFFPAMTVAFSTSSSSSTLPISMKTAQEKLGVPKPISSFVQSLGATINMDGTAIMQGVATIFIAQVYGTELSFAQLIMVVLTAVLASVGTAGVPGVGLIMLAMVLEQVSLPVEGIALIIGIDRLLDMARTSLNITGDAACAVIVAETEKKYDSEPNLSENS encoded by the coding sequence ATGAGTTTAACGAAAAAAATATTTATTGGTCTTATACTTGGTTTAGGGATTGGCATACTACTACATTTTACAGCCCCTGATTTATTTACTACGCTGGATAGTTATCTATTTAGTCCTCTGGGTACTGTTTTTCTTAATTTAATTAAGATGCTAGTTGTTCCAATTGTTTTCTTCTCGATCACATTAGGAACTGCTTCCTTAGGTGACCCAAAAAAGTTAGGACGAATTGGTGCTAAAACACTGGGCTTTTTCTTAGCGACAACAACTGTTGCCATTTCAATCGCAATAGGGTTAGCTTACTTATTTAAACCAGGAAATACAGGAATCGATACATCAGGTGCTGAATATGAGTCTACTGAAGCGCCATCTGTAGTAGAAACGTTTACAAGTATTATCCCTACTAATCCAATTCAATCAATGGTAGAAGGAAATATGTTACAGATTATTACGTTTGCTGTTTTTGTAGGCTTTGCTTTAGCGGTGCTCGGTAAGAAATCAGAAGGTATTTATAAATTAGTAGAACAAGGAAACGATATTATGATGTTTCTTGTAAATATTATTATGAAATTTGCGCCATATGGTGCATTTGGTTTATTAGCATCAGCAGTTGGTAGAATGGGATTAGATGGGCTGGATGCCATGTTCTCTTATATGAGTGTTGTTTTAATTGCCTTATTAATTCATGGAATTGTAACGTATGGTTCAGCAATTATGTTGCTTGGAAAGATGAATCCAATTTTATTTTTCAGGAATTTCTTCCCAGCTATGACTGTAGCATTTAGTACATCAAGTAGTAGTTCAACACTACCAATTTCAATGAAAACTGCGCAGGAAAAATTAGGTGTACCTAAACCAATCAGTAGCTTTGTTCAATCATTAGGGGCTACGATTAATATGGATGGCACAGCTATTATGCAAGGTGTGGCAACGATATTTATTGCTCAAGTTTATGGAACAGAACTATCGTTTGCACAATTGATTATGGTCGTTCTAACAGCTGTACTTGCTAGTGTTGGGACAGCTGGAGTTCCAGGTGTAGGTCTCATCATGTTAGCGATGGTACTAGAACAAGTATCCCTACCTGTTGAAGGAATAGCATTAATTATCGGTATCGATCGTTTACTTGATATGGCTCGTACTTCACTTAACATTACAGGTGACGCAGCATGTGCTGTCATCGTAGCCGAAACGGAAAAGAAATATGATAGTGAACCTAATTTATCCGAAAATTCATAG
- a CDS encoding SDR family oxidoreductase, translated as MTEKLLAGKVAFITGASSGIGKAAAIRLAKEGAKIGLVDLKEKNAEAVKSEIEATGGEAIITDTDISDPERVKSSIEEIVRKWGRLDIVFANAGINGKVAPIEDIMPEEWDQTLTTNLKSTFLTVKYAIPHMKEKGGSIIITSSINGNRTFSGIGMSAYSSSKAGQVAFGKMAALELATYRIRVNIICPGAIETNIGKNTFAEQDNLKKVQIPVNYPNGSQPLEHKAGAPAQVADLVCFLASDSASHISGTEVYIDGAESLL; from the coding sequence ATGACAGAAAAATTATTAGCTGGAAAAGTAGCGTTCATTACTGGTGCTAGCTCTGGAATTGGTAAAGCAGCTGCTATTCGACTTGCCAAAGAAGGCGCAAAAATTGGCCTAGTTGATTTAAAGGAAAAAAATGCAGAAGCGGTCAAAAGTGAAATTGAGGCTACGGGTGGAGAAGCAATCATAACGGATACAGATATTTCAGACCCAGAGCGAGTGAAAAGTAGTATCGAGGAAATTGTGCGTAAGTGGGGAAGACTCGATATAGTTTTTGCTAATGCAGGAATAAATGGGAAGGTTGCACCTATTGAAGATATAATGCCTGAGGAATGGGACCAAACACTGACGACAAATTTGAAAAGTACATTTCTCACAGTGAAGTATGCTATTCCACATATGAAAGAAAAGGGTGGTAGTATTATTATCACGAGTTCTATTAATGGCAATAGAACATTTTCTGGGATCGGGATGTCAGCTTATAGTTCCAGTAAAGCAGGACAGGTTGCATTTGGTAAGATGGCAGCTTTAGAGCTTGCTACTTATAGGATTAGAGTTAATATTATTTGTCCAGGTGCGATAGAAACGAATATAGGAAAGAATACGTTTGCTGAGCAGGATAATCTCAAAAAAGTTCAAATACCGGTTAATTACCCAAATGGAAGTCAGCCATTAGAACACAAAGCTGGTGCTCCTGCTCAAGTGGCGGATTTGGTTTGTTTCTTAGCGTCAGATTCCGCAAGTCATATTTCAGGTACAGAGGTATATATTGATGGGGCAGAATCCTTGTTATGA
- the ggt gene encoding gamma-glutamyltransferase, which translates to MKSYRPTTMGMNGMVTTPHYLASQAAIATLQKGGNAVEAAITAASVLSVVYPHMNGLGGDNFWLIYNAKTGVTKGLNASGKSSENATIEWYKEKGHDRIPSRGYEAANTVPGALSGWDEVYTYAKNEMGSELKWSELLQDSIDYAEKGFPVTPSQEKWTRTNIDSTQQENRYLQRFNGFRKTYLKESKDIYQAGEVFKQPDLAKTLKAIADEGVSAFYQGKIADKIVADMKKNRGLLSKDDLANHRAVWVHPIETDYRGFKAINLPPNTQGLASLMILNTLNQIDFSKVKEGEDQYIHYIVEATKKAFEARDQYVTDPAYMEAPIEQLLSKEYGEEIARGIVEEEKAKELASLDPKGDTVWFGIVDSDGNAVSIIQSIYHDFGSGIIPEGTGVLLQNRGSFFNLDENHIHGLAPNKRPFHTLNPAMLLKNNKPHLVYGTMGGEGQPQTQAALVTRIVDYQFDLQQAIEAPRWLYGRTWGEESNSLKVEKRLSEKTIAALRQKGHDIEMVPPFSDVMGHAGAILVNQKNHVKFGAADPRGDGAALGY; encoded by the coding sequence ATGAAATCATATCGACCAACAACTATGGGAATGAATGGCATGGTGACCACACCTCATTATTTAGCTTCACAAGCAGCAATTGCAACATTACAAAAAGGAGGAAATGCTGTTGAGGCAGCGATTACAGCAGCATCTGTCTTATCTGTTGTTTACCCGCATATGAACGGTTTAGGTGGGGATAACTTCTGGCTTATTTATAATGCGAAAACAGGCGTAACAAAAGGATTAAATGCAAGCGGGAAGTCTAGTGAAAATGCTACGATTGAATGGTATAAAGAAAAAGGACATGATCGTATTCCTTCACGAGGCTATGAAGCTGCTAATACAGTTCCAGGCGCGCTTTCTGGTTGGGATGAGGTTTATACATACGCAAAAAATGAAATGGGCTCGGAGCTTAAGTGGTCGGAGCTGTTACAAGATTCGATTGATTACGCGGAAAAGGGCTTTCCAGTAACACCAAGTCAGGAAAAATGGACAAGAACAAATATTGACTCTACACAACAGGAGAATCGTTATCTACAAAGGTTTAATGGATTTAGAAAGACATATCTTAAAGAGAGTAAAGATATCTATCAAGCGGGAGAAGTTTTTAAACAACCTGATTTAGCTAAAACGTTGAAGGCTATAGCAGATGAAGGTGTATCAGCGTTTTATCAAGGAAAGATAGCTGATAAAATTGTTGCCGATATGAAGAAGAATAGAGGGTTATTATCGAAGGATGACCTCGCTAACCATCGTGCGGTATGGGTGCACCCAATCGAAACAGATTATCGTGGTTTTAAAGCTATCAATCTACCACCAAATACCCAAGGTCTAGCTTCTCTTATGATTCTTAATACGCTAAATCAAATTGATTTTAGTAAGGTAAAAGAAGGAGAAGACCAGTATATTCATTATATTGTCGAAGCAACGAAAAAGGCATTTGAGGCTAGAGACCAATATGTGACGGATCCAGCGTATATGGAGGCGCCGATAGAGCAGCTGTTATCTAAAGAATATGGAGAAGAGATTGCACGAGGCATTGTGGAAGAGGAAAAGGCAAAGGAACTGGCTAGCTTAGATCCAAAAGGGGATACAGTTTGGTTTGGTATTGTTGATTCAGATGGTAATGCCGTTTCGATTATTCAAAGTATCTATCATGATTTTGGTTCAGGAATTATACCTGAAGGAACAGGAGTCTTACTACAAAATAGAGGAAGTTTCTTTAATCTTGATGAAAACCACATACATGGTTTAGCACCAAATAAAAGACCATTCCATACACTTAATCCAGCTATGTTACTAAAGAATAATAAACCACACTTGGTCTACGGCACAATGGGTGGAGAAGGCCAACCGCAAACACAGGCTGCTTTAGTTACGCGCATAGTCGATTATCAATTTGATCTTCAACAAGCGATCGAGGCACCAAGATGGCTTTATGGCCGAACGTGGGGAGAGGAATCAAATTCACTTAAGGTAGAAAAACGTCTTTCCGAGAAAACAATAGCTGCTCTAAGACAAAAAGGACATGATATCGAAATGGTACCGCCATTTTCTGATGTAATGGGTCATGCTGGAGCAATATTAGTTAATCAAAAGAATCATGTGAAATTTGGAGCTGCGGATCCTAGAGGAGATGGAGCAGCACTTGGATATTGA
- a CDS encoding GTPase domain-containing protein — protein sequence MTTLEKQLISKSFYKTLMESNEEEHPIKVLGEQYRIAQQNETDDLASIRFAQGEVYFLNKDFETAIYKWKNVSNELQSWAQLNIADAHYEMHAFSIAEENYKEIETDSDILKIEVFLQLMALYIQQGKLDMATETIKKAVRLNPDDADVTNTARTFFEENHDYDNAVALAVDEVIRTQSPVWVDSLESYIRQGHTAQMEPGYFSDVLMVVYNSDHVRFESLTAALWKSYRETDYYFTWLKEINDLILDTAPEYGLIWKDLSLLYKETYFSLINGQYVIREFSYLIANHLTNWIKLSTESDALVASAAVLAWNEVFPSDLEDSVVNEAENLVRNAGTYPRLLSDALDLFESIRKWADSKSLSVSKRMEAMVSELLDVDHHHLLVAGTASSKKSVFVNRLLGDELVDHASAATILFKDAKETDIQAISDEEIKNITDLSDLKDFSKQKDTFIRCDMPHSFLNENKLGLLVGKGERFRDMHVADSILFVLDADTSLTGKELDTVIRIGERIPTMPIHFLLSKKDNLIDNEIVEQTTTRITKYFPGAKIFTFYENEETTGLFNELSTLVQSLNLKNQNAQSNSLLYYMKESIAYLLEKRVEMENDIVDHIKWNEEIVAKLNGAFNQLSDMEENQVRVTKHAYSTIKNEMKKDIMKKVPEILRNCSKMVTKDSDFGKIHVELNDEMNKQVTAYLEGTAMPNFRAAIQSWIVESEGAFNENQSYLDEMSESFNQLYGEEKIVLNCDFKVIDDWRRDVDRMTLGSVQLEKNNILMRFTQSQFLLKGAGKLFDALSQKELLHNKYKQYIENKDYKATTITITNNFMQQFELFERSLERDISMFFKEPIAVLNRTLGETKTEIEENNAALTGMQKNPEIYRDPLNLFELKLRQYDWMAVAGRE from the coding sequence ATGACAACACTAGAGAAACAACTGATCAGTAAATCTTTTTATAAGACGCTTATGGAAAGCAATGAAGAGGAACATCCAATTAAGGTTTTGGGTGAACAATATAGGATAGCTCAACAGAATGAGACGGACGATTTAGCTTCGATTCGCTTTGCTCAGGGTGAAGTTTACTTCTTGAATAAAGACTTTGAAACGGCTATTTATAAATGGAAAAATGTATCAAATGAGTTACAATCTTGGGCACAATTAAATATTGCCGATGCGCATTATGAAATGCATGCATTCTCTATTGCTGAGGAGAATTATAAAGAAATTGAAACGGATTCAGATATTTTGAAAATAGAAGTATTCTTGCAATTAATGGCACTTTACATACAACAGGGGAAGCTTGATATGGCAACAGAAACAATAAAGAAAGCGGTACGTCTAAACCCAGACGATGCAGATGTCACGAATACTGCTCGTACTTTCTTTGAGGAAAATCATGATTATGATAATGCAGTAGCGCTTGCGGTTGATGAAGTTATTCGAACGCAATCACCTGTTTGGGTAGACTCTTTAGAATCGTATATAAGACAAGGACATACAGCTCAAATGGAGCCAGGCTATTTTAGTGATGTCTTGATGGTGGTCTACAATAGCGATCATGTTCGTTTTGAAAGTCTTACTGCTGCACTATGGAAGAGCTATAGGGAAACAGATTATTACTTCACTTGGCTAAAAGAGATCAATGACTTGATTTTGGATACTGCACCAGAGTATGGGCTTATTTGGAAAGATCTTTCTCTCCTATATAAAGAAACCTATTTTTCATTGATAAACGGGCAGTATGTAATAAGGGAGTTCTCTTATTTAATAGCAAATCATTTAACAAATTGGATCAAATTATCTACTGAATCAGACGCTTTGGTTGCGTCAGCTGCTGTACTTGCTTGGAACGAGGTTTTCCCTTCGGATCTTGAAGATTCTGTAGTCAATGAGGCGGAAAATTTGGTGCGTAATGCTGGAACCTATCCGAGGCTTTTAAGTGATGCTTTAGACCTCTTTGAATCGATTAGGAAATGGGCTGACAGTAAGAGTTTATCTGTTAGTAAGCGAATGGAAGCGATGGTTAGTGAGCTATTGGATGTTGATCATCACCACTTACTTGTTGCCGGAACAGCAAGTAGTAAAAAGTCTGTTTTTGTAAATAGGTTATTAGGTGATGAACTCGTAGACCATGCAAGCGCAGCTACCATACTTTTTAAAGATGCTAAAGAAACGGATATTCAGGCGATTTCAGATGAAGAGATTAAAAACATTACTGATTTGAGTGATTTGAAAGATTTTTCAAAACAGAAGGATACGTTTATTCGTTGCGATATGCCACATTCCTTTCTAAATGAAAATAAGCTTGGATTGCTTGTGGGTAAGGGTGAGCGATTTAGAGATATGCATGTAGCCGATAGTATCCTATTTGTCCTTGACGCTGATACTTCTCTAACAGGGAAAGAGTTGGATACAGTTATCAGAATAGGCGAACGCATTCCAACAATGCCAATTCATTTTCTATTAAGTAAGAAAGACAATTTAATAGATAATGAGATAGTGGAACAAACAACGACAAGAATTACAAAATATTTTCCAGGTGCAAAAATATTTACTTTTTACGAAAATGAAGAGACTACAGGGTTATTCAATGAGTTATCTACGCTTGTTCAATCCTTAAATTTGAAAAATCAAAATGCACAATCAAATAGTCTTCTTTATTATATGAAGGAATCAATTGCCTATCTGCTTGAAAAACGCGTAGAAATGGAAAATGATATCGTTGACCATATCAAATGGAATGAAGAAATTGTCGCAAAGCTAAATGGCGCATTTAATCAATTAAGTGATATGGAAGAGAATCAAGTTCGTGTTACAAAACACGCTTATAGTACGATTAAAAATGAAATGAAAAAAGATATAATGAAAAAAGTACCAGAAATCCTCCGAAATTGTTCTAAGATGGTCACGAAAGATAGTGATTTTGGTAAAATACATGTCGAACTAAATGATGAAATGAATAAACAAGTGACTGCCTATTTAGAAGGTACCGCAATGCCAAACTTTCGAGCGGCAATTCAAAGTTGGATTGTGGAAAGTGAAGGGGCGTTCAATGAAAATCAGTCCTATTTAGATGAGATGAGTGAAAGTTTCAATCAACTATATGGAGAAGAAAAGATCGTTCTAAATTGTGATTTTAAAGTTATCGATGATTGGCGTCGTGATGTAGATAGAATGACACTTGGAAGTGTTCAACTTGAAAAAAATAATATTCTCATGCGTTTTACGCAATCACAGTTTTTATTAAAAGGTGCTGGAAAGCTATTTGATGCACTATCGCAAAAGGAATTGCTTCATAATAAATATAAGCAATACATTGAAAATAAAGACTATAAGGCGACAACGATAACCATTACGAATAATTTCATGCAACAATTCGAACTATTTGAGAGGTCGCTAGAACGAGATATTAGTATGTTTTTCAAGGAGCCAATTGCCGTATTAAATAGAACGTTAGGGGAAACAAAAACGGAGATTGAGGAAAATAATGCAGCATTAACTGGCATGCAAAAAAATCCAGAAATCTACCGTGACCCACTTAACTTGTTTGAATTAAAGCTACGTCAATACGATTGGATGGCAGTTGCTGGAAGAGAATAG
- a CDS encoding NAD(P)-dependent alcohol dehydrogenase yields the protein MEIKAIVTNEEEHFNYTTIALDDPGENQVLVKVVASGICHTDATVLDGSIPTPYPAVLGHEGSGIVEKVGSNVKSVVKGDHVVLGFSYCGHCEGCLSGNPGGCENMIALNTSGTDENGETPLHSTEGKDISQFFGQSSFAHYSVADEKNVVKVSKDVDLKLLGPLGCGIMTGSGTILNSLAPKPGSSIVIYGTGAVGLSGLMAAKISNCSTIIAVDIHDSRLELARELGATHTINSTKEDPVEKINKITNGGANYGFETTGVNTVIVQAVKSLRVKGVLASVAVGKKDVTLDYTSDVVFKAVTIKGVIEGDAVPQTFIPKLVKFYQDGLFPFDKLVKLYKYTDVKQAFEDSKNGSTIKPILVME from the coding sequence ATGGAAATTAAAGCAATTGTTACAAATGAAGAAGAACATTTTAATTATACGACGATAGCATTGGATGATCCTGGTGAGAATCAAGTGTTAGTAAAAGTTGTTGCTTCTGGTATTTGTCATACTGATGCTACGGTGCTCGATGGATCCATACCAACACCTTATCCGGCTGTTTTAGGACATGAAGGTTCTGGAATAGTCGAAAAAGTAGGTAGTAATGTAAAAAGTGTAGTAAAAGGGGACCACGTTGTCTTAGGATTTTCCTATTGTGGTCATTGCGAAGGTTGTTTAAGCGGAAATCCCGGTGGATGTGAAAACATGATCGCGTTAAATACTTCTGGTACAGATGAGAACGGAGAAACACCACTTCATTCAACAGAAGGAAAAGACATATCGCAATTTTTTGGTCAGTCGTCTTTTGCACATTATTCTGTAGCTGATGAAAAAAATGTTGTTAAAGTTTCAAAAGATGTAGATTTAAAACTATTAGGTCCTTTAGGTTGCGGAATTATGACAGGTAGCGGTACAATCCTTAATTCTTTAGCACCAAAACCAGGATCTAGCATTGTTATTTATGGTACTGGTGCCGTTGGTTTAAGTGGTTTAATGGCTGCGAAGATTAGTAACTGTTCTACAATCATTGCAGTTGATATTCATGATAGTCGTTTAGAGTTGGCGCGTGAATTAGGCGCAACACACACTATTAATAGTACAAAAGAAGATCCAGTTGAAAAAATTAACAAAATTACGAATGGTGGCGCCAATTATGGATTCGAAACCACTGGTGTCAACACCGTAATTGTTCAAGCCGTAAAATCTTTACGTGTTAAAGGGGTACTGGCCTCAGTAGCAGTAGGTAAAAAAGATGTGACATTGGATTATACAAGCGATGTGGTTTTTAAAGCCGTAACGATAAAAGGTGTCATAGAGGGCGATGCTGTTCCACAAACGTTTATACCAAAACTAGTGAAATTCTATCAAGATGGGCTCTTCCCATTCGATAAACTAGTGAAATTATACAAATACACAGATGTGAAACAAGCATTTGAAGACTCGAAGAATGGTAGTACGATTAAACCAATACTTGTTATGGAATAA
- a CDS encoding Parvovirus coat protein VP1-like protein: MPCYPGYRYCGPGCSGPGTPVNRLDAICIEHDACYRRYGQKVCDDIFLRQTSRLANQPNKIGRDARFMNRVIGNKRNRY, encoded by the coding sequence ATGCCTTGTTATCCTGGTTATCGTTATTGTGGTCCTGGTTGCAGCGGTCCTGGTACGCCGGTTAATCGATTAGATGCAATTTGTATAGAACATGATGCTTGTTACCGAAGATATGGTCAAAAAGTGTGTGATGATATCTTCTTAAGACAAACGAGTCGATTAGCAAATCAACCTAATAAAATAGGGAGAGATGCTAGATTTATGAATAGAGTTATCGGAAATAAACGCAATAGGTACTAA
- a CDS encoding 5'-nucleotidase, translating to MAFNFSEYLVIGISSRALFDLRKENEIYEKDGVEAYSNYQIEHEDKKLEPGLGFSLIKGILKLNEVTEGERKTEVVIMSRNNPDTSLRIFNSFKEYDLDIQRAALTSGASLVPYLNAFDVDLFLSADESDVQEAINAGVAAGLIYQNDTSYHESTLKEIRIAFDGDAVLFSDESEKIYKEKGLEAFEEHERNNAKNPLPEGPFAKLLKTLVFLQKEFGSDEKTIRTALVTARNLHAHERVIRTLRSWDIRIDEAFFLGGASKEKILEAFGAHIFFDDQEVHLSKNIPSARVPYKNK from the coding sequence ATGGCTTTCAATTTTTCTGAGTACTTAGTTATTGGTATATCTTCTAGAGCTTTATTCGATCTTAGAAAAGAAAATGAGATATATGAAAAGGATGGGGTAGAAGCTTATTCCAATTATCAAATTGAACATGAGGATAAGAAATTAGAACCTGGATTAGGTTTTAGTCTTATTAAAGGCATTTTAAAGTTAAATGAAGTGACCGAAGGAGAAAGGAAAACAGAAGTAGTTATAATGTCTCGTAATAACCCTGATACAAGTCTTCGTATATTTAATTCGTTTAAAGAATATGATTTAGATATTCAAAGGGCTGCTTTAACAAGTGGTGCATCATTAGTACCTTATTTAAATGCTTTTGATGTCGACTTATTTCTTTCGGCAGATGAATCAGATGTTCAAGAAGCAATTAATGCTGGAGTAGCGGCAGGCTTAATCTATCAAAATGATACTTCTTATCACGAATCAACATTGAAAGAAATAAGAATTGCTTTTGACGGCGATGCAGTTCTGTTCTCTGATGAATCGGAAAAAATCTATAAAGAAAAGGGATTAGAAGCATTTGAGGAACATGAAAGGAATAATGCGAAAAATCCATTACCAGAAGGGCCTTTCGCTAAATTATTAAAGACTTTGGTATTCCTGCAAAAAGAGTTTGGATCAGATGAAAAGACGATTCGAACAGCTTTAGTCACAGCTCGGAATTTGCATGCCCACGAACGTGTTATTCGCACTTTAAGATCATGGGATATTCGAATTGACGAGGCATTTTTTCTTGGAGGGGCTTCAAAAGAAAAGATTCTAGAAGCATTTGGAGCGCATATCTTCTTTGATGATCAGGAAGTTCATTTATCAAAAAACATTCCATCAGCCAGAGTACCCTACAAAAATAAATAA
- a CDS encoding transposase, with product MPALLTVHEDRPIYMDHDQLFKQLIGTFFEEFISLFFPEIHQQLDFSSLKPLADEVFTDLIHGERRQADMVMEATWKEQDTLLIIHVESQSYPQENFDERMFQYFSLLYTKYRKPILPIALFTYDAIRDEPDVFEMTFPFHHVLTFQFLKVELKKHNWRTFLTSDNPIAAALLSKMGYKQTERIQVKKEFLRMLARMELNPAKMELIFGFFESYMSLNQTEEEILMESLRESKDESLEEFVKKLPNSWRDKGLREGREAGKIEGKIEGKIEGKIEGKIEGKIEGKTEALAAVAIRLITKFVAPLPDEMEKKLNEQEIETLELVIDHIDNFKNIDEVREYLK from the coding sequence TTGCCAGCGTTATTAACAGTTCATGAAGATAGGCCTATATACATGGACCACGATCAGTTGTTCAAGCAGTTGATCGGTACATTTTTCGAAGAATTTATATCGCTATTTTTCCCCGAGATTCACCAACAACTAGATTTCTCATCCTTAAAGCCCCTAGCAGATGAAGTATTTACTGATTTAATTCATGGAGAAAGACGCCAAGCAGATATGGTGATGGAAGCAACATGGAAAGAACAGGATACACTACTCATTATACATGTAGAATCACAGAGTTATCCGCAAGAAAATTTTGATGAAAGAATGTTTCAATACTTCAGTTTGTTGTATACTAAATATAGAAAACCAATCCTTCCAATTGCACTATTTACCTATGATGCGATTCGAGATGAACCAGACGTTTTTGAAATGACATTTCCTTTTCACCATGTATTAACTTTCCAATTTTTAAAAGTTGAATTAAAGAAACATAATTGGCGTACTTTTTTAACGTCTGATAATCCGATCGCAGCGGCATTATTAAGTAAAATGGGTTATAAACAGACAGAGAGAATACAAGTGAAAAAGGAATTCTTACGTATGTTAGCGAGAATGGAACTGAATCCAGCCAAAATGGAATTAATATTCGGCTTTTTTGAGTCGTATATGAGTCTAAATCAAACAGAGGAGGAAATTCTAATGGAAAGTTTGCGAGAATCCAAAGATGAAAGTCTAGAGGAATTCGTGAAAAAACTGCCTAACTCCTGGCGTGATAAAGGTTTGCGTGAAGGAAGGGAAGCAGGAAAGATCGAAGGAAAAATAGAAGGAAAAATAGAAGGAAAGATAGAAGGAAAGATAGAAGGCAAGATCGAAGGAAAAACAGAGGCACTTGCAGCTGTTGCTATTCGATTAATCACAAAATTTGTAGCTCCCCTTCCAGATGAGATGGAGAAAAAGTTAAATGAACAAGAAATCGAGACATTAGAATTGGTTATCGACCATATAGATAATTTCAAAAATATAGATGAAGTAAGAGAGTACTTGAAATAA
- the murQ gene encoding N-acetylmuramic acid 6-phosphate etherase → MKKIPITESVNENSLAIDEMDAMDIVTLMLEEDRVIYQGVKSCLPHIARAVDLIVSQWNKGGRVFVVGAGTSGRIGVLDAVELGPTFSVSADRWIAIVAGGYEAMWHPLEQHEDESAKVMKELEQYKLNSRDVVIGITASGSTAFALAAINYANEVDAVTIAISCNHEAAASAISDCAIEAVVGPEVIRGSTRLKAGTAQKTIINMLSTATMIRLGKVYQNQMVEVQLINKKLVKRAEQSLMAITDISEPEAKELMKKTRNDLKKAIFISMTDASVEQADKYLRESNGHLKKALHDFF, encoded by the coding sequence ATGAAAAAAATACCTATTACGGAATCGGTTAATGAAAACAGTTTAGCGATAGATGAAATGGATGCAATGGATATTGTTACATTAATGCTTGAAGAAGACCGCGTGATATATCAAGGCGTAAAGTCCTGTTTACCTCATATAGCACGTGCTGTTGATTTAATCGTCTCCCAATGGAACAAAGGTGGACGTGTATTTGTTGTTGGGGCTGGAACAAGTGGGAGAATTGGTGTACTTGATGCGGTCGAGCTAGGACCTACCTTTTCCGTTTCAGCAGATCGTTGGATAGCGATTGTTGCTGGAGGTTATGAGGCGATGTGGCATCCACTTGAACAGCATGAAGATGAGAGCGCTAAGGTTATGAAGGAATTAGAACAGTATAAATTAAATTCGCGTGATGTTGTGATCGGAATAACTGCTAGTGGATCAACCGCATTTGCACTGGCGGCAATCAATTATGCGAATGAGGTGGACGCGGTGACGATAGCGATAAGTTGTAATCATGAAGCAGCTGCTTCTGCTATAAGTGATTGCGCAATTGAAGCTGTGGTTGGTCCTGAGGTTATACGCGGCTCAACTCGGTTGAAGGCAGGTACAGCGCAAAAGACGATTATCAACATGTTGTCTACAGCTACAATGATTCGACTCGGAAAAGTCTATCAAAATCAAATGGTAGAAGTACAACTTATCAATAAAAAGTTAGTCAAACGCGCTGAGCAATCTTTAATGGCGATTACAGATATATCAGAACCTGAAGCAAAAGAACTTATGAAAAAAACAAGAAATGATTTGAAAAAGGCTATTTTTATAAGTATGACAGATGCAAGTGTTGAACAAGCGGACAAATATTTACGAGAATCAAACGGACACTTGAAAAAGGCATTACATGATTTCTTCTAG